One genomic region from Streptomyces venezuelae encodes:
- a CDS encoding M16 family metallopeptidase — protein sequence MDFHPQPAPGVARPWAFPAPDRGSLANGLTVLTSHRPGQQVVAVELFLPAPLDAEPAGLDGVATIMARALSEGTDQRDAEEFAAELERCGATLDAHADHPGVRVSLEVPVSRLPKALGLLSEALIAPAFLETEIERLVRNRLDEIPHETANPARRAAKQLSKELFPAESRMSRPRQGTEETVAAIDAAAVRAFYEAYIRPGTATAVVVGDLTGVDLDKVLAETLGTWTGEPAEALAMPPITADDTGRVVIVDRPGAVQTQLLIGRIGPDRHDSVWAAQVLGTYCLGGTLTSRLDRVLREEKGYTYGVRAFGQVLRSDAEGNGASMLAISGSVDTPNTGPALDDLWKVLRTLAAEGLNDAERETAVQNLVGVAPLKYETAASVAGTLSDQVEQHLPDDYQAQLYARLAETGTVEATAAVVSAFPVDRLVTVLVGDAAQIAEPVRALGIGEVTVVTG from the coding sequence ATGGACTTCCACCCGCAGCCCGCGCCGGGCGTCGCCAGGCCCTGGGCCTTCCCGGCCCCGGACCGCGGCTCCCTGGCCAACGGCCTGACCGTGCTGACCAGCCACCGCCCCGGCCAGCAGGTCGTGGCCGTGGAGCTCTTCCTGCCCGCCCCGCTGGACGCCGAGCCGGCCGGTCTCGACGGTGTCGCCACGATCATGGCCCGCGCGCTCTCCGAGGGCACGGACCAGCGCGACGCCGAGGAGTTCGCGGCCGAGCTGGAGCGCTGCGGCGCCACGCTCGACGCGCACGCGGACCACCCGGGCGTGCGGGTCTCCCTCGAGGTGCCCGTCTCCCGGCTGCCCAAGGCGCTCGGGCTGCTCTCCGAGGCGCTGATCGCCCCGGCGTTCCTGGAGACCGAGATCGAGCGCCTCGTGCGCAACCGCCTCGACGAGATCCCGCACGAGACGGCCAACCCGGCCCGCCGCGCGGCCAAGCAGCTCTCCAAGGAGCTGTTCCCGGCCGAGTCGCGCATGTCCCGGCCGCGTCAGGGCACGGAGGAGACGGTCGCCGCGATCGACGCCGCCGCGGTCCGCGCCTTCTACGAGGCGTACATCCGCCCCGGCACGGCCACCGCCGTGGTGGTGGGCGATCTGACGGGCGTCGACCTGGACAAGGTCCTCGCCGAGACGCTGGGCACCTGGACCGGAGAGCCGGCCGAGGCGCTCGCGATGCCGCCGATCACCGCCGACGACACCGGACGGGTCGTCATCGTGGACCGTCCCGGCGCGGTCCAGACCCAGTTGCTGATCGGCCGGATCGGTCCGGACCGCCACGACAGCGTCTGGGCGGCTCAGGTCCTCGGCACGTACTGCCTCGGCGGCACGCTGACCTCGCGGCTCGACCGGGTCCTGCGCGAGGAGAAGGGCTACACGTACGGCGTGCGGGCCTTCGGGCAGGTGCTCCGCTCCGACGCCGAGGGGAACGGCGCGTCGATGCTCGCCATCAGCGGCTCGGTCGACACCCCCAACACCGGTCCGGCACTTGACGACCTGTGGAAGGTGCTGCGGACCCTCGCCGCGGAAGGTCTTAACGACGCGGAGCGAGAGACGGCCGTGCAGAACCTGGTGGGTGTGGCACCGCTCAAGTACGAGACGGCCGCCTCGGTCGCCGGGACGCTCTCCGACCAGGTCGAGCAGCACCTCCCGGACGACTACCAGGCCCAGTTGTACGCGCGCCTGGCCGAGACGGGCACGGTCGAGGCGACCGCGGCCGTGGTCAGCGCCTTCCCGGTGGACCGGCTCGTCACGGTGCTCGTGGGCGACGCGGCGCAGATCGCCGAGCCCGTGCGCGCGCTCGGCATCGGTGAAGTCACCGTGGTGACCGGCTGA
- a CDS encoding M23 family metallopeptidase, with the protein MAFTRATGKHRGPSRMARRSVGIAGAATLATTGVIGTLASPALAADTERRSPEDTGLTQVITEDSLADRIDAQAAAQEQEAFEAIAKEKAQAEARAEAKRKAEARAKEVREERERAAREAERKRLNSFQLPVAGSYVTTGYKTGGSLWSSGSHSGIDFHASYGSSVVSVGSGTVVEAGWGGAYGNNIVIRMNDGTYTQYGHLSSIGVYVGQSVEPGQQIGISGSSGNSTGPHLHFEARTGSDYGSDLNPISYLRARGVSL; encoded by the coding sequence ATGGCGTTCACCCGTGCCACCGGGAAGCATCGTGGTCCGAGCCGGATGGCGCGCCGCAGCGTGGGCATCGCCGGCGCCGCGACGCTCGCCACCACCGGCGTCATCGGAACCCTCGCCTCCCCGGCGCTCGCCGCCGACACGGAGAGGCGCTCCCCCGAGGACACCGGGCTCACGCAGGTGATCACCGAGGACTCGCTCGCCGACCGGATCGACGCCCAGGCTGCCGCCCAGGAGCAGGAGGCCTTCGAGGCCATCGCCAAGGAGAAGGCCCAGGCGGAGGCCCGCGCCGAGGCGAAGCGCAAGGCCGAGGCCCGTGCCAAGGAGGTCCGCGAGGAGCGCGAGCGCGCCGCCCGCGAGGCCGAGCGCAAGCGCCTCAACTCCTTCCAGCTCCCCGTGGCCGGCTCGTACGTGACCACCGGCTACAAGACCGGCGGCTCGCTCTGGTCCTCCGGCAGCCACTCCGGCATCGACTTCCACGCCTCCTACGGCAGCTCGGTCGTCTCCGTCGGCTCCGGCACCGTCGTCGAGGCCGGCTGGGGCGGCGCGTACGGCAACAACATCGTCATCCGGATGAACGACGGCACGTACACCCAGTACGGTCACCTCTCGTCCATCGGGGTCTACGTCGGCCAGAGCGTCGAGCCGGGCCAGCAGATAGGCATCTCGGGCTCGTCCGGCAACTCGACCGGCCCGCACCTCCACTTCGAGGCGCGGACGGGCTCCGACTACGGCTCGGACCTGAACCCCATCTCGTACCTGCGTGCCCGCGGCGTCAGCCTCTGA